One window of Corvus moneduloides isolate bCorMon1 chromosome 13, bCorMon1.pri, whole genome shotgun sequence genomic DNA carries:
- the BCL2A1 gene encoding bcl-2-related protein A1: protein METAEFYYVYYLAQDYLQYVLQESHLGPAQTRVAHVLRSIASSLQDQTEEALRPLLDRIDITSVAVAKRIFNGVMEEKFADGNTNWGRIMTIFTFGGLLTKKLQEHGVQLTAEEKEEISYFITEYIINNKAEWIDANGGWENGFLTKFERRPLLSFSKITALLIVVVSLFKKYY, encoded by the exons ATGGAAACTGCTGAGTTCTATTACGTTTATTACTTAGCTCAGGATTATCTGCAATATGTGCTCCAGGAATCACATCTTGGGCCAGCCCAGACCAGGGTTGCTCATGTCTTGAGAAGCATTGCATCTTCCCTGCAAGACCAAACCGAGGAAGCTCTCAGGCCACTCCTGGACAGGATTGACATCACCTCTGTAGCTGTTGCCAAGAGAATTTTCAATGGAGTCATGGAGGAAAAGTTTGCTGATGGAAATACTAACTGGGGACGAATTATGACCATATTTACGTTTGGAGGTCTTCTCACCAAGAAGCTTCAAGAGCATGGGGTTCAGCtgactgcagaagagaaggaggagatcTCTTATTTCATCACAGAGTACATCATAAACAACAAAGCCGAATGGATTGATGCAAACGGTGGCTGG gaaaatggCTTCCTAACAAAGTTTGAAAGACGACCACTACTGTCTTTCTCCAAAATCACAGCCCTGCTCATAGTTGTTGTTTCCTTGTTCAAAAAGTACTACTGA